From Pelotomaculum schinkii, the proteins below share one genomic window:
- a CDS encoding energy-coupling factor transporter ATPase yields MSKDKQNGYEEAGGRFFCFPKGSKRTVPLLPPVIKVENLTHVYAPGTPFQVTSLDNVSLEIAKGEFLAVVGATGSGKSTLVQHFNGLLKPTRGKVTVCGRDVSDKQAGRTLWRKVGLVFQRPEQQFFEETVFDDVAFGPRNMGLSRDEVKERVEDALRLAGLDPVQVGQLSPYRLSGGMKRRAAIAGVLALRPEVLALDEPTAGLDPQGKRQLLDRLENVRREWGVTIIFITHSMEEVGLLAERVAVLNRGRLAMIGAPREIFSRAEELRGMGLDVPVPTAIMDRLRAAGNPVRTGILSNTEAEEEIAKLLSGAAST; encoded by the coding sequence ATGTCAAAGGATAAACAAAATGGATACGAGGAAGCAGGGGGACGGTTCTTTTGCTTCCCGAAAGGAAGCAAAAGAACCGTCCCCCTGCTTCCTCCTGTCATCAAGGTTGAAAACCTCACCCACGTCTACGCGCCGGGGACGCCATTTCAGGTAACCTCTCTTGATAATGTATCCCTTGAGATAGCCAAAGGCGAATTCCTTGCGGTGGTAGGCGCCACCGGCTCCGGCAAGTCCACACTCGTCCAGCATTTCAACGGCCTGCTCAAACCCACGCGCGGCAAGGTAACGGTGTGCGGCCGGGATGTTTCGGATAAGCAGGCGGGGCGTACGCTCTGGCGCAAAGTAGGATTGGTCTTCCAACGGCCGGAACAGCAATTTTTTGAGGAGACGGTTTTTGATGATGTGGCCTTCGGGCCCAGAAATATGGGCCTGAGCAGGGATGAAGTGAAAGAACGGGTCGAGGACGCCTTACGGTTAGCCGGCCTGGATCCCGTTCAGGTTGGGCAGCTCTCCCCCTACCGTCTCAGCGGCGGCATGAAAAGAAGAGCAGCCATTGCAGGCGTACTTGCTCTGCGCCCGGAAGTGCTGGCCCTGGATGAGCCCACCGCAGGCCTGGACCCGCAGGGCAAGCGGCAGCTCTTGGACCGTTTGGAAAATGTGCGCCGCGAGTGGGGGGTTACCATCATTTTTATAACCCACAGCATGGAAGAGGTGGGGCTCCTGGCAGAGCGGGTGGCCGTCCTGAACCGGGGCCGCCTGGCCATGATCGGTGCACCCCGTGAAATTTTCAGCAGGGCCGAAGAATTGCGCGGGATGGGACTTGACGTTCCCGTCCCCACCGCGATCATGGACCGGTTGCGAGCCGCCGGCAATCCGGTCCGGACCGGTATCCTGTCCAACACCGAAGCCGAAGAAGAAATCGCAAAACTACTGTCAGGCGCAGCATCAACCTAA